A region from the Ammospiza nelsoni isolate bAmmNel1 chromosome 1, bAmmNel1.pri, whole genome shotgun sequence genome encodes:
- the TAC1 gene encoding protachykinin-1 isoform X1 gives MRLPLAFAVLLLASSQALGEEMGATDDLSYWSDWSDSDQGKEELPLPLEHFLQRMARRPRPQQFFGLMGKRDAGYGQISHKRHKTDSFVGLMGKRSLNSGSSEGSIAQSYERRRK, from the exons ATGAGGCTCCCGCTGGCTTTCGCCGTGCTCCTCCTGGCCTCGTCACAGGCGCTGGGCGAGGAGATGGGAGCCACCGACGACCTCAGCTACTGGTCCGACTGGTCCGACAGCGACCAGGGGAAG GAGGAGCTGCCGCTGCCCCTGGAGCACTTCCTGCAGAGGATGGCCCGCAGACCCCGGCCCCAGCAGTTCTTCGGCCTCATGGGCAAGCGGGATGCCG GATATGGCCAGATCTCTCACAAAA ggCATAAAACAGACTCCTTTGTTGGACTAATGGGCAAAAGATCTTTAAATTCTG GGTCCTCTGAAGGGAGCATAGCACAGAGCTACGAACGGAGGCGTAAATGA
- the TAC1 gene encoding protachykinin-1 isoform X2, translating to MRLPLAFAVLLLASSQALGEEMGATDDLSYWSDWSDSDQGKEELPLPLEHFLQRMARRPRPQQFFGLMGKRDAGYGQISHKRSSEGSIAQSYERRRK from the exons ATGAGGCTCCCGCTGGCTTTCGCCGTGCTCCTCCTGGCCTCGTCACAGGCGCTGGGCGAGGAGATGGGAGCCACCGACGACCTCAGCTACTGGTCCGACTGGTCCGACAGCGACCAGGGGAAG GAGGAGCTGCCGCTGCCCCTGGAGCACTTCCTGCAGAGGATGGCCCGCAGACCCCGGCCCCAGCAGTTCTTCGGCCTCATGGGCAAGCGGGATGCCG GATATGGCCAGATCTCTCACAAAA GGTCCTCTGAAGGGAGCATAGCACAGAGCTACGAACGGAGGCGTAAATGA